A genome region from Leptospira stimsonii includes the following:
- a CDS encoding adenylate/guanylate cyclase domain-containing protein: MNSNQPTFVDHVEKKRPICPRTKSNRNCGLLFPDGTASGFFLSFLLFLLISFFSPELKAQVELGTLKMNSPDRDYSMNGSWYFKALDDTSYSMPNYFHTHWSLFEVAKSWHLEGYEYDGVGWFRMSFILSPEYEGKNLAVMIPYIENAHEFFLNGRLIGKKGEISENGNLVVSDTRNDVYTIDSSLVKIGIPNVISVRIRSAGGLGGFALTDFYIGLEQNIRKRFNLHLIWASILFGFFAFSGFYHLLFYSVRKTERHYLYFGILCLLGAMQTFGYRTITYWFYNDAWLNQFLNGTGIILFSVFMILFFHNFFKSKLSILSGLFIVLASVIYVCFILSYIPIFLGRNEFAFIGLFWRNLLPLSIVNIFFSIFYGLYHTVRNLSKNQYESKVLLIGFFILLVFLVHGFISYMGYINHNSFMELGFLLFLFSIAFSLSIRFSQIHSKTETLNEQLYNKNEELTKLYTSYARFVPKEFLNNLGKHSILEVSLGDQIEKEMSVMFSDIRSFTQLSEKMTPEENFNFLNSYLKRMNPIIQAHSGYIDKYLGDGIMALFQESPENAVDAAIEMQNYLNTYNEHRLKSNYMPITIGIGIHYGKMMLGTIGSDERMEGTVISDAVNVSSRIEGLTKIYGSKIIISEQTMYRLPDPDKYNYRLLDTITVKGKSDHLCVYEIVDGSEPSLLELKLYTKPIFEKAVLEYMKQNYESCMEYMRKVQEINVDDRATHLYILRCEQAMNQGARHSWNNAI; the protein is encoded by the coding sequence ATGAATTCGAACCAGCCTACTTTCGTAGACCATGTAGAAAAAAAACGACCTATTTGTCCCCGAACAAAATCAAACAGAAATTGTGGTCTTCTATTTCCCGATGGAACCGCTTCCGGATTCTTTCTTTCATTCTTACTTTTCCTTCTTATCTCGTTTTTTTCTCCCGAGTTAAAAGCCCAGGTAGAACTCGGAACGTTAAAAATGAATTCTCCCGATCGGGACTATTCGATGAATGGAAGCTGGTATTTCAAGGCCTTGGACGACACTTCCTATTCTATGCCGAATTACTTCCATACTCATTGGAGTCTTTTTGAAGTAGCTAAGAGTTGGCACTTGGAAGGATACGAGTATGACGGAGTAGGATGGTTTCGGATGAGTTTTATTCTTTCACCCGAATATGAAGGAAAGAATCTCGCTGTCATGATTCCTTATATCGAAAACGCACATGAATTTTTTCTCAACGGTCGTTTGATCGGCAAGAAAGGAGAGATTTCTGAAAACGGGAATCTCGTCGTTTCGGATACGAGGAACGACGTTTATACGATTGATTCTTCACTCGTTAAAATAGGAATTCCTAACGTAATTTCTGTAAGAATCAGAAGCGCGGGCGGATTGGGTGGTTTTGCGTTAACTGATTTTTATATAGGATTGGAGCAGAATATTAGGAAAAGATTCAATCTCCACTTGATCTGGGCCTCCATCCTTTTCGGTTTTTTTGCGTTCAGCGGTTTTTATCATCTTCTATTTTATTCCGTTAGAAAGACCGAACGACATTATTTATACTTCGGAATCCTTTGTCTTCTCGGAGCAATGCAAACTTTCGGTTATAGAACGATCACTTATTGGTTTTACAATGACGCTTGGTTGAATCAATTCTTGAACGGAACCGGAATTATTCTTTTCTCCGTCTTTATGATTTTATTCTTTCATAATTTTTTTAAATCCAAGCTTTCAATTCTTTCCGGACTTTTTATCGTACTCGCATCCGTAATTTATGTTTGTTTTATTCTTTCCTACATTCCTATTTTTTTGGGCAGAAACGAGTTTGCTTTTATAGGTCTTTTTTGGAGGAATCTACTTCCGCTTTCCATAGTGAATATCTTCTTTTCCATTTTCTACGGACTTTATCACACGGTTCGAAATCTAAGTAAGAATCAATATGAAAGTAAGGTTTTGCTGATCGGTTTTTTTATACTCCTGGTCTTCCTCGTGCACGGTTTTATTTCATATATGGGTTATATTAATCACAATTCCTTTATGGAGTTGGGATTTTTATTGTTTTTATTTTCCATTGCTTTCTCTCTTTCGATTCGTTTTTCGCAGATTCATTCCAAAACCGAAACTCTAAACGAACAGTTATACAATAAGAATGAAGAATTAACAAAACTCTATACTTCATACGCTCGTTTTGTTCCGAAGGAATTCTTAAATAATTTAGGAAAACATTCCATCTTAGAAGTGAGTTTAGGAGACCAGATAGAAAAAGAAATGTCCGTTATGTTTTCGGATATACGATCCTTTACACAGCTTTCGGAGAAGATGACTCCGGAGGAGAATTTTAATTTTCTCAATTCCTATTTAAAGAGAATGAACCCGATCATTCAGGCCCATTCCGGTTACATAGATAAATATCTCGGTGACGGGATCATGGCTTTGTTTCAGGAAAGTCCTGAGAACGCGGTGGATGCGGCGATCGAGATGCAGAATTATCTTAACACTTACAACGAGCACAGGCTTAAATCCAATTATATGCCGATTACGATCGGAATCGGAATCCATTATGGAAAAATGATGTTGGGTACGATCGGAAGCGATGAAAGGATGGAAGGAACCGTAATATCGGACGCGGTCAATGTTTCCTCCCGAATCGAAGGTTTAACAAAAATCTACGGTTCGAAGATCATTATCAGCGAACAAACGATGTATCGACTTCCGGATCCGGATAAATACAATTATCGTTTGTTGGATACGATTACAGTGAAGGGAAAAAGCGATCATCTTTGTGTATATGAAATCGTGGACGGTTCGGAGCCTTCGCTCCTAGAATTAAAATTATATACAAAACCTATTTTTGAAAAAGCCGTTCTCGAATATATGAAACAGAATTATGAAAGTTGCATGGAATACATGAGAAAGGTTCAAGAAATCAATGTCGATGATAGAGCCACACATTTGTATATTCTTCGTTGCGAGCAAGCAATGAACCAGGGTGCAAGACACAGCTGGAATAACGCTATCTAA